Proteins encoded by one window of Homoserinimonas aerilata:
- a CDS encoding UDP-glucose dehydrogenase family protein has protein sequence MKISVIGCGYLGAVHAACMAELGHEVIGIDVDAAKIALLAEGHPPFFEPGLPELLLSASASGRLRFSTDVAQIAEARVHFVAVGTPQLEGSNAADLRFVDAAIESLLPHLKPGDLVVGKSTVPVGTAARLVGLVESTGASLAWNPEFLREGFAVKDTLAPDRLVYGIAPGDVTAEALLDGVYASALAAGSPKVVTDFATAELVKVSANAFLATKISFINAMAEVAEATGADVTQLADAIGYDARIGRRFLNAGLGFGGGCLPKDIRAFMARAEELGVDQALSFLSEVDGINMRRRERMVDLAREVVGGDVAGKRIAVLGLAFKPDSDDVRDSPALDVALRLTELGADVVATDPQALETTRRRAPQLVTVASAQEAATGADAVLLLTEWREFRELDPVALASLARVPAIVDGRNCLDPVQWREAGWTYRALGRP, from the coding sequence GTGAAGATTTCGGTTATCGGTTGCGGTTATCTGGGCGCGGTGCATGCCGCCTGCATGGCGGAGCTCGGGCATGAGGTGATCGGCATCGATGTGGATGCGGCGAAGATCGCGCTGCTGGCGGAGGGGCATCCGCCGTTCTTCGAGCCGGGCCTGCCGGAGCTGCTGCTGTCGGCGTCGGCGAGCGGCCGCCTCCGTTTCAGCACGGATGTGGCGCAGATCGCGGAGGCGCGCGTGCATTTCGTGGCGGTGGGCACCCCGCAGCTGGAGGGCAGCAATGCGGCCGATCTGCGGTTCGTGGATGCGGCGATCGAGTCGCTGCTGCCGCATCTGAAGCCGGGCGATCTGGTGGTGGGCAAGTCGACGGTGCCGGTGGGCACGGCGGCGCGGCTGGTGGGGCTCGTCGAGTCGACGGGCGCGTCGCTGGCGTGGAATCCGGAGTTCCTGCGCGAGGGTTTCGCCGTGAAGGACACTCTGGCGCCCGACCGCCTGGTGTACGGAATCGCGCCCGGCGATGTCACGGCGGAGGCGCTGCTCGATGGGGTGTACGCGTCGGCGCTCGCGGCGGGCAGCCCGAAGGTTGTCACCGATTTTGCGACCGCCGAGCTGGTGAAGGTGTCGGCGAACGCGTTCCTGGCGACGAAGATCTCCTTCATCAACGCGATGGCGGAGGTGGCCGAGGCGACGGGCGCGGATGTGACGCAGTTGGCGGATGCGATCGGCTACGACGCCCGCATCGGTCGCCGTTTTCTGAATGCGGGGCTGGGCTTCGGCGGTGGCTGCCTGCCGAAGGACATCCGGGCGTTCATGGCGCGGGCGGAGGAGCTCGGCGTCGACCAGGCGCTCAGCTTCCTGAGCGAGGTCGACGGCATCAACATGCGTCGGCGCGAGCGCATGGTCGACCTGGCGAGGGAGGTCGTCGGCGGCGATGTGGCTGGCAAACGCATCGCCGTTCTGGGGCTCGCCTTCAAACCCGATTCGGATGATGTGCGCGATTCCCCGGCACTGGATGTGGCCCTGCGCCTGACCGAGCTGGGCGCCGATGTTGTGGCGACCGACCCGCAGGCTCTGGAGACGACCCGCCGCCGCGCGCCCCAGCTGGTCACGGTCGCGTCCGCGCAGGAGGCGGCGACGGGGGCGGATGCGGTGCTGCTGCTGACGGAGTGGCGCGAGTTCAGAGAGCTCGACCCGGTGGCGTTGGCGTCACTCGCCCGGGTGCCCGCGATCGTCGACGGGCGCAACTGCCTGGACCCTGTGCAGTGGCGCGAAGCCGGCTGGACCTACCGAGCCCTCGGCCGCCCGTAG
- a CDS encoding GtrA family protein, protein MRNLVTQLSRFGVVGTVGLVIDLTVFNLLRTTILAPEVLSEGPVLAKIASTSIAIAANWIGNRYWTFHREKRAHPVGEGLRFAIVSVAAMAIPLSCLWVSHYLLGLTTLLADNVSTNGVGLVLGMLFRFWLYRVWVFAPEGGRAGVAGLETVAPERDTSTSRTLVPERDTSTSRGTPPVEGHEVPSRNRRRLRAAEGSVGPAGFAPLHRVQAVAPVDDRGHPGE, encoded by the coding sequence TTGCGCAATCTGGTCACGCAGCTGAGCCGTTTCGGCGTAGTCGGAACCGTCGGCCTCGTCATCGACCTGACCGTGTTCAACCTGCTGCGCACCACCATTCTGGCCCCCGAAGTGCTCAGCGAAGGGCCCGTGCTCGCCAAGATCGCCTCCACCTCGATCGCCATCGCCGCCAACTGGATCGGCAACAGGTACTGGACCTTCCACCGCGAGAAACGCGCCCACCCCGTCGGCGAAGGCCTGCGCTTCGCCATCGTGAGTGTCGCCGCCATGGCCATCCCGCTCAGCTGCCTGTGGGTGTCGCACTACCTGCTCGGGCTCACCACGCTGCTCGCCGACAACGTGTCCACCAACGGGGTCGGACTCGTGCTCGGGATGCTGTTCAGATTCTGGCTGTACCGGGTATGGGTTTTTGCGCCGGAGGGTGGGCGTGCGGGGGTTGCCGGTCTCGAGACTGTCGCGCCAGAGCGCGACACCTCGACCAGCAGAACACTCGTGCCAGAGCGCGACACCTCGACCAGCAGGGGGACACCGCCGGTTGAGGGGCACGAAGTGCCGTCTCGAAACCGCAGGAGGCTACGGGCGGCCGAGGGCTCGGTAGGTCCAGCCGGCTTCGCGCCACTGCACAGGGTCCAGGCAGTTGCGCCCGTCGACGATCGCGGGCACCCGGGCGAGTGA
- a CDS encoding LCP family protein: MTKRAWWLVVLNLFIPGTAQMLAGNRRLGRFGVSATFLLWALLLVALLVFLLNRTLLIMAATNPIVLTVVQVLLSAYAVLWVVLTLDALRLVRLVRASSGARPFIAGLAVVALVAVAGGAAYAGHLAGVTRDTISSVFDSGDYAEPIDGRYNIMLLGGDAGPDRMGLRPDSISVVSVDAETGSTTIVGLPRNLEHATFSAGSPLFDVWPTGYDCGDECLLGYLYTVGMENSDLYPDAEAHGSNAGVEAMRDAVEGVTGLTMQYYVLIDMQGFSDLVDALGGIDVTVPERLAYGPVTATEPYGYFEAGPQHMGGESALWYARSRFDGNDFERMARQRQVQEAIIAQVDPANVVTKFEAVANAGAQVVKTDIPQVMLGLFVDMASKARGLPLNTVEIAPPDVDTANPDFEVIHSMVQGALLSPSAPPAQ, from the coding sequence ATGACGAAGCGCGCCTGGTGGCTTGTGGTGTTGAATCTGTTCATCCCGGGCACGGCGCAGATGCTGGCGGGCAACCGCAGGCTGGGCCGTTTCGGCGTGTCGGCGACGTTCTTGTTGTGGGCGCTGCTGCTGGTGGCGTTGCTGGTGTTTCTGCTGAATCGCACTTTGCTGATCATGGCGGCGACGAACCCGATCGTGTTGACGGTGGTTCAGGTGCTGCTGTCCGCCTATGCGGTGCTGTGGGTGGTGTTGACGCTTGACGCTCTGCGTCTGGTGCGTCTGGTGCGGGCGAGTTCGGGTGCGCGTCCGTTCATCGCCGGGCTGGCCGTTGTGGCGTTGGTGGCGGTTGCGGGTGGTGCGGCGTATGCGGGGCACCTTGCGGGGGTGACCCGTGACACGATTTCGTCGGTGTTCGACAGCGGCGACTATGCGGAGCCGATCGATGGCCGCTACAACATCATGCTTCTGGGCGGCGATGCCGGCCCGGACCGGATGGGTCTGCGGCCCGACAGTATCTCGGTGGTGAGTGTCGACGCCGAGACGGGCTCGACGACGATCGTCGGCCTTCCGCGCAATCTGGAGCATGCCACCTTCTCGGCCGGGTCGCCCCTGTTCGATGTGTGGCCGACCGGTTACGACTGCGGCGATGAGTGCCTGCTCGGCTACCTGTACACGGTGGGCATGGAGAATTCGGATCTGTACCCGGATGCTGAGGCGCACGGCAGTAATGCGGGCGTCGAGGCGATGCGCGATGCGGTCGAGGGTGTGACGGGTCTGACGATGCAGTACTACGTGCTGATCGACATGCAGGGTTTCTCTGATCTGGTGGATGCGCTGGGCGGCATCGATGTGACGGTTCCGGAGCGTCTCGCCTACGGCCCGGTGACGGCCACCGAACCGTACGGCTATTTCGAGGCCGGCCCGCAGCATATGGGTGGCGAGTCGGCGCTCTGGTATGCGCGCTCACGGTTCGATGGCAATGACTTCGAGCGGATGGCGCGCCAGCGTCAGGTGCAGGAGGCGATCATCGCGCAGGTGGATCCGGCGAATGTGGTGACGAAGTTCGAGGCGGTCGCGAATGCGGGCGCGCAGGTGGTGAAGACGGACATCCCGCAGGTGATGTTGGGCCTGTTCGTGGATATGGCGTCGAAGGCGCGGGGGTTGCCGTTGAACACGGTGGAGATCGCACCTCCGGATGTCGACACGGCCAACCCCGATTTCGAGGTCATCCATTCGATGGTGCAGGGCGCCCTGCTGAGCCCCTCGGCCCCGCCCGCGCAGTAG
- a CDS encoding biotin--[acetyl-CoA-carboxylase] ligase: MRGAGGCAGPAERGRYAGRMLLPLSTPHATRLEALAECGSTNTVLVAHAAEGWPEFSVVVTDNQTGGRGRLGRSWVAPAGQTLAVSVLLRPTFSLEAFGWLPLIAGVAMARAVREVLASASEAAPESKAESKASESKAESVASEAAAGLRPLVTLKWPNDVLIGVRDADAGRTEKKVSGLLAELVPSPGSGAPAVVLGAGLNLTIPADGLPVDTATSLTLHGADADGLPDRALSAYLRELRALYGLLQQHDGDADASGIRRMVSEECATLGRSVRIQLPGGGSETARAVELDTAGQLVVRRARDGALQSVAAGDVTHLRYE, translated from the coding sequence ATGCGCGGGGCCGGCGGATGCGCGGGGCCGGCAGAGCGCGGTCGCTACGCTGGGCGGATGCTGCTGCCGCTGAGTACACCGCACGCCACCCGACTTGAGGCGCTCGCCGAGTGTGGCTCCACGAACACGGTGCTGGTCGCGCACGCCGCGGAGGGCTGGCCCGAGTTCTCGGTCGTCGTCACCGACAACCAGACGGGCGGCCGGGGGCGACTCGGCCGCAGCTGGGTGGCTCCGGCCGGGCAGACGCTCGCCGTCTCCGTGCTGCTGCGCCCCACCTTCTCGCTTGAGGCGTTCGGCTGGTTGCCGCTGATCGCCGGCGTCGCCATGGCGCGTGCCGTGCGCGAGGTGCTGGCGTCGGCATCCGAAGCCGCGCCGGAATCCAAAGCCGAGTCCAAAGCGTCCGAGTCCAAAGCCGAATCCGTCGCATCCGAAGCCGCCGCAGGCCTGCGCCCGCTCGTCACGCTCAAGTGGCCGAACGATGTGCTTATCGGGGTGCGCGACGCCGATGCGGGCAGAACGGAGAAGAAGGTCTCCGGGCTGTTGGCCGAGTTGGTGCCGTCGCCGGGCAGCGGTGCGCCGGCGGTCGTGCTCGGGGCGGGGTTGAATCTGACGATTCCGGCCGATGGGCTGCCGGTCGACACGGCGACGTCGTTGACGCTGCACGGGGCTGACGCCGACGGCCTGCCTGACCGCGCGCTGTCGGCGTATCTGCGTGAGCTGCGCGCACTCTACGGTCTGCTGCAACAGCATGATGGCGATGCGGATGCCTCGGGCATCCGTCGCATGGTCTCTGAGGAGTGCGCGACGCTGGGCCGTTCTGTGCGCATCCAGCTGCCGGGTGGCGGTTCTGAGACGGCACGCGCCGTCGAGCTCGACACGGCGGGCCAGCTGGTGGTGCGGCGGGCGCGGGATGGTGCGCTTCAGTCTGTCGCCGCCGGTGACGTCACCCATCTGCGGTATGAATGA
- the purE gene encoding 5-(carboxyamino)imidazole ribonucleotide mutase → MPESLVSIIMGSDSDWPVMGDAAAVLTEFGVAHEVEVVSAHRTPDRMIEFGRQAAGRGIRVIIAGAGGAAHLPGMVASVTPLPVIGVPVPLARLDGMDSLLSIVQMPAGIPVATVSIGGAKNAGLLALRILGSSDVSLREAVAAYALDLEKQVGQKNAALQAKL, encoded by the coding sequence ATGCCCGAATCCCTTGTGTCGATCATCATGGGCTCCGATTCCGATTGGCCTGTCATGGGCGATGCGGCCGCTGTGCTCACGGAGTTTGGTGTCGCCCACGAGGTGGAGGTTGTGTCGGCGCATCGCACGCCCGATCGGATGATCGAGTTCGGCAGGCAGGCCGCTGGCCGTGGCATCCGGGTCATCATTGCGGGTGCGGGCGGTGCCGCGCATCTGCCGGGCATGGTCGCGTCGGTGACTCCTCTGCCGGTGATCGGTGTTCCGGTGCCGTTGGCGCGGCTGGATGGCATGGATTCTCTGCTGTCGATCGTGCAGATGCCTGCGGGCATCCCTGTCGCGACGGTGTCGATTGGTGGCGCGAAGAATGCGGGCCTGCTGGCGCTGCGCATCCTGGGTTCGTCGGATGTGTCGCTGCGTGAGGCGGTGGCCGCCTATGCGCTTGACCTTGAGAAGCAGGTCGGGCAGAAGAATGCCGCGCTTCAGGCGAAGCTGTAG
- a CDS encoding PH domain-containing protein — MSSEFVEPGSEGERVVARLRPHARALLFPALLLIVGSGALAYFSNFFAEDWQNLAVTVGGTVLLLLIFFVPLFRWLSRRYVVTSRRIIMRHGTFTRSRQELLHSRGYDVTVRKGALQSMFGSGDVLINTGLDHPVVLRDVPHADLVQSTLHDLMEKGMNPIAARRQAEASHPDETKAWGRR, encoded by the coding sequence ATGTCTTCGGAGTTCGTCGAGCCCGGTTCTGAGGGGGAGCGCGTTGTCGCCCGCCTCAGGCCGCATGCGCGCGCTCTGTTGTTCCCTGCGCTGCTGCTGATCGTCGGCTCGGGCGCGCTCGCCTACTTCTCGAATTTCTTCGCGGAGGACTGGCAGAATCTGGCAGTGACGGTGGGCGGCACCGTGCTGCTCCTGCTGATCTTCTTCGTGCCGCTGTTTCGCTGGCTGAGTCGGCGCTATGTGGTGACGAGTCGGCGCATCATCATGCGGCACGGCACGTTCACGCGCAGCCGGCAGGAGCTGCTGCACAGTCGCGGCTATGACGTGACGGTGCGCAAGGGTGCACTGCAGTCGATGTTCGGCAGCGGTGACGTGCTGATCAATACGGGCCTCGATCATCCGGTGGTTCTGCGCGATGTTCCGCACGCCGATCTGGTGCAGTCGACGCTGCACGATCTGATGGAGAAGGGCATGAACCCGATTGCGGCTCGTCGCCAGGCTGAGGCGTCGCATCCGGATGAGACGAAGGCGTGGGGCAGACGCTGA
- a CDS encoding 5-(carboxyamino)imidazole ribonucleotide synthase has translation MTFTVGVIGGGQLARMMVPPAIALGLSIRVLAENEGSSADIAATAVGDYRNVEDVLRFARGVDVVTFDHEHVPQPVLRALVDAGVVVRPGPDALQFAQDKILMRRRLSELGMPVPVWAAVSSAEQLDAFIAENGGAAVVKTPRGGYDGKGVRVVRSGAEAADWFEAVGELLAEELVDFRRELAQSVARRPSGEIVAWPVVESVQRDGVCAEVIAPAPRSAGRLADVAESVAVAIAEGLDVTGVLAVEMFETTDDRLLINELAMRPHNSGHWTIEGSTTSQFEQHLRAVLDLPLGATGGREPWTVMVNVLGGPAGESLDARFVSAMAEHPMVKLHGYGKESRPGRKVGHVTVAGDDLDDLVYQARAAAAHLAD, from the coding sequence ATGACTTTCACCGTTGGTGTCATCGGGGGCGGGCAGTTGGCCCGCATGATGGTTCCGCCTGCGATCGCGCTCGGTCTGAGCATCCGGGTGCTCGCCGAAAACGAAGGAAGTTCTGCCGATATTGCCGCTACGGCGGTCGGCGACTACCGAAATGTGGAGGATGTCCTTCGTTTTGCGCGGGGGGTCGATGTGGTCACCTTCGATCACGAGCATGTTCCGCAGCCGGTTCTGCGCGCGCTGGTTGATGCGGGCGTCGTGGTGAGGCCGGGGCCGGATGCTCTGCAGTTCGCGCAGGACAAGATTCTGATGAGGCGCAGGCTGAGCGAGCTGGGAATGCCGGTGCCGGTGTGGGCGGCCGTGTCGTCGGCCGAGCAGCTGGATGCGTTCATCGCCGAGAATGGCGGCGCCGCAGTGGTGAAGACTCCGCGCGGTGGCTATGACGGCAAGGGTGTGCGTGTGGTGCGCAGCGGCGCCGAGGCCGCGGACTGGTTCGAGGCGGTCGGTGAGCTGCTGGCGGAGGAGCTGGTCGACTTTCGGCGCGAGCTGGCGCAGTCGGTGGCGCGCCGGCCGTCGGGTGAGATCGTGGCGTGGCCTGTCGTGGAGAGTGTTCAGCGCGACGGCGTGTGCGCCGAGGTGATTGCGCCGGCGCCGCGCTCGGCGGGGCGCCTTGCCGATGTTGCTGAGAGCGTCGCGGTGGCCATCGCGGAGGGGCTGGATGTGACGGGCGTGCTCGCCGTGGAGATGTTCGAGACGACGGATGACCGCCTGCTGATCAACGAGCTGGCGATGCGGCCGCACAACAGCGGGCATTGGACGATTGAGGGGTCCACGACCAGCCAGTTCGAGCAGCACCTTCGGGCGGTGCTGGATCTGCCGCTGGGCGCGACGGGCGGGCGCGAGCCGTGGACGGTCATGGTGAACGTGCTGGGTGGGCCCGCAGGGGAGTCGCTCGACGCGCGCTTCGTGTCGGCGATGGCGGAGCATCCGATGGTGAAGCTGCACGGGTACGGCAAGGAGTCTCGGCCCGGCCGCAAGGTGGGGCATGTGACGGTGGCGGGCGACGATCTCGACGACCTCGTATACCAGGCGCGAGCGGCGGCAGCCCACCTCGCCGACTGA